From a single Nostoc edaphicum CCNP1411 genomic region:
- a CDS encoding pentapeptide repeat-containing protein, giving the protein MKPIFLTAAALLSTLSLAAPISVKAENSAPVRRLLETRECFGCNLTGANLKGAHLIGVDLRNANLKGANLENANLEGADLTGANLKSANLTNAFVSGTSLNDANLTDVDLSNAHLYNTEVDGAVLANIDLSGADVFNTAISVGGEY; this is encoded by the coding sequence ATGAAACCAATCTTTTTGACGGCAGCAGCCTTACTCAGCACGCTATCTTTAGCTGCTCCCATTTCCGTCAAAGCAGAAAACTCCGCCCCTGTCCGCCGCTTGTTAGAAACTAGAGAATGTTTCGGATGTAATTTAACAGGAGCAAATCTCAAAGGCGCTCATCTCATAGGTGTTGATTTGAGAAATGCAAATTTAAAAGGGGCTAATCTCGAAAATGCGAACCTAGAAGGTGCTGATTTAACTGGTGCAAATTTAAAGTCTGCTAATCTCACAAATGCTTTTGTTAGTGGTACTAGCTTAAATGATGCTAATCTCACCGACGTTGATTTGAGTAATGCTCATCTATATAATACTGAAGTTGATGGCGCAGTTTTAGCCAATATTGATTTAAGCGGTGCTGACGTGTTTAATACTGCCATTAGTGTGGGTGGTGAATATTAA
- a CDS encoding aspartate carbamoyltransferase catalytic subunit translates to MPTTTTWNRHHILSLADFTTAEYDTVLQTAASFQEVLSRRTKKVPTLQGQVVANLFFESSTRTRSSFELAAKRLSADTLNFAAATSSMTKGETILDTAKTYLAMGTDIMVVRHREAGVPNAIAAEMDRLGVRVSVLNAGDGQHEHPSQALLDLFTITTLIDPDHPRMELLKGKKIAIVGDILHSRVARSNIWSLIASGAEVHLAAPPTLLPKLFAEFISEESEVRNQEFVISSSPTPNSPLPTPQLFLHWQLEPALQNADFVMTLRLQKERMTAHLLPSLREYHQLFGITSTKLQLCKPNVKVLHPGPVNRGVEISSELMDDPEFSLIQSQVTSGVAVRMALLYLLGSGKA, encoded by the coding sequence ATGCCTACTACTACCACCTGGAATCGTCATCACATTCTTTCCCTAGCTGACTTCACCACCGCTGAATACGATACTGTTTTGCAAACTGCTGCTAGTTTTCAAGAAGTGCTATCACGGCGGACGAAGAAAGTGCCAACCTTGCAGGGACAGGTGGTGGCGAATTTATTTTTTGAATCCTCTACCCGCACTCGCAGCAGTTTTGAACTCGCAGCCAAACGCTTAAGTGCAGATACGCTGAACTTCGCCGCAGCCACATCTTCTATGACTAAAGGAGAAACAATTCTCGACACAGCGAAAACTTATTTGGCCATGGGAACTGATATTATGGTAGTCCGCCATCGAGAGGCAGGAGTACCAAATGCGATCGCGGCTGAAATGGATCGTCTAGGTGTACGAGTTAGCGTCCTCAATGCTGGTGATGGCCAACATGAACATCCTTCCCAAGCACTGCTAGATTTATTTACCATAACTACTCTAATTGACCCAGATCATCCCCGAATGGAACTTTTGAAGGGGAAAAAGATTGCCATTGTTGGGGATATTCTCCATTCTCGCGTGGCGCGATCGAATATTTGGAGTTTAATTGCCAGTGGTGCCGAAGTGCATCTTGCAGCACCACCAACCCTCTTACCCAAGTTATTTGCCGAGTTTATCTCTGAAGAGTCAGAAGTCAGAAATCAGGAGTTTGTTATATCCTCATCCCCCACTCCCAACTCCCCACTCCCCACTCCCCAACTATTTTTACATTGGCAACTAGAACCAGCTTTGCAGAATGCTGATTTTGTGATGACTTTGCGCCTGCAAAAGGAACGGATGACGGCTCATTTGCTGCCAAGTTTGCGAGAATATCATCAGCTATTTGGCATTACAAGCACAAAACTGCAACTTTGTAAACCTAATGTCAAAGTTTTGCATCCAGGCCCAGTTAACCGTGGTGTTGAAATTAGTTCTGAATTGATGGATGACCCAGAATTTAGTCTCATTCAATCGCAAGTTACCAGTGGTGTCGCCGTTCGCATGGCGCTGCTGTATTTATTAGGTAGCGGCAAGGCTTAA
- a CDS encoding DUF72 domain-containing protein: protein MNFFIGCAVWAYKGWVGELYPQGTRTADFLQLYSRRLTTVEGNTTFYAVPNEETVTRWAAETPAGFEFCLKLPRDITHQGLLQPYISGALKFLDGMRPLGKHLGPMFAQLPPSYAPVLLDDLTNFLEAWPRTEAPLAVEVRHPDWFREPHASNLTALLERLGVGRVLLDSRPIYTGDDDPQLLSERRKPKLPLQLSVTAPFTLIRFISHPNLSVNQPFMEEWVKQIQQWLQMGVRIYFFVHCPIEARSPSIARHFQQLLEQSDTPVPPLPWNNLEHPPNQLSLW from the coding sequence GTGAACTTTTTTATCGGTTGTGCTGTTTGGGCATATAAAGGTTGGGTAGGCGAACTCTATCCCCAAGGAACTCGCACTGCCGATTTTCTACAGCTCTATAGTCGTCGTTTGACGACTGTAGAAGGTAACACCACCTTTTATGCCGTGCCTAACGAAGAAACTGTAACCCGTTGGGCTGCCGAAACACCAGCAGGTTTTGAATTTTGCCTGAAATTACCGCGAGATATTACTCATCAAGGGTTGTTACAACCTTATATTTCAGGTGCTTTAAAATTTCTGGACGGGATGCGCCCTTTAGGTAAGCATCTTGGCCCAATGTTTGCCCAATTACCACCCAGTTATGCACCTGTATTACTTGACGATTTGACCAACTTTTTGGAAGCTTGGCCGCGTACAGAAGCACCCCTAGCGGTGGAAGTTCGGCATCCCGACTGGTTTAGGGAACCCCATGCTAGTAATTTGACGGCGCTTTTAGAAAGGCTAGGTGTGGGACGGGTACTGTTAGACTCGCGCCCCATTTATACTGGAGATGATGACCCCCAGTTGCTATCGGAACGGCGTAAACCAAAATTACCGTTGCAATTGAGCGTGACAGCGCCTTTTACGCTGATTCGGTTTATTTCTCATCCAAATTTATCAGTGAATCAGCCATTTATGGAAGAGTGGGTAAAGCAGATTCAGCAATGGTTGCAGATGGGAGTGAGAATTTATTTCTTTGTTCATTGTCCAATAGAAGCGCGATCGCCTAGCATAGCGCGTCACTTCCAACAGCTATTGGAACAAAGTGATACACCAGTTCCACCTCTACCTTGGAATAACCTAGAGCATCCCCCCAATCAACTCAGTTTATGGTGA
- a CDS encoding TldD/PmbA family protein: MPNINEIANSAKDNAGKLGIKKFDIYGSTVDDTSVQVDQGEPKQVKASNRSGVTVRVWNEDNTMGVTSTTDVDPKGLELALKTAYEASFFGVKENVPDFSPEATIPIPNKPQDKAPQAPVAELIEKLLVAEKELLAAHPAIKGVPYNGLSQRDIDRFYLNSDGAVRTESHSLASVYLYSKTEEEGKKPRSAGAFRINQSLDNLDINGCIKETADKTISHLNYEKIKTGKYRVVFSAEAFLSLLGAFSNLFNAQSILDNQSLSTPDDLGKEIASPLISVYDDALHPANVGAETFDGEGTPTRQISLIENGVLTGFLHSAGTAKRLNTQPTGNASIGAKVSVSPNFYHVFSTATPEQEFSLETAENVILIDDLQALHAGVKSLQGSFSLPFDGWLVNKGVRTSIESATVAGDFLELLKSIIYVEKEPELTPGGVCPKIWVNELSITGE, translated from the coding sequence ATGCCCAATATAAATGAGATTGCAAATTCCGCCAAGGACAATGCTGGTAAGCTTGGTATTAAGAAATTCGACATTTATGGCTCAACAGTAGATGACACTAGCGTGCAAGTAGACCAAGGTGAGCCAAAACAAGTCAAAGCTTCAAATCGCTCTGGTGTTACTGTTCGTGTCTGGAATGAAGATAATACAATGGGTGTCACCAGCACTACAGATGTAGACCCCAAGGGACTGGAATTAGCTTTAAAAACTGCTTACGAAGCCAGTTTCTTTGGTGTTAAAGAAAATGTTCCTGATTTTAGTCCAGAGGCTACTATTCCTATTCCAAATAAGCCCCAGGATAAAGCACCTCAAGCACCTGTTGCTGAACTCATAGAAAAATTGTTGGTAGCTGAAAAAGAATTACTGGCTGCTCATCCAGCAATTAAAGGTGTACCTTATAACGGTTTGTCACAAAGAGATATTGACAGATTTTATCTCAATAGTGACGGCGCGGTGAGAACTGAATCTCACTCCTTAGCATCAGTTTATCTTTACAGTAAAACTGAGGAAGAAGGGAAAAAACCGCGCAGTGCAGGAGCTTTTAGAATCAACCAGAGTTTAGATAATCTAGATATTAATGGTTGCATCAAAGAAACCGCCGATAAAACTATCAGCCACTTGAATTATGAAAAAATCAAAACTGGTAAATATCGAGTTGTTTTCTCAGCTGAAGCTTTCTTAAGTCTATTGGGTGCTTTTTCTAACTTGTTCAATGCCCAAAGTATTTTAGACAACCAAAGTCTATCTACTCCTGATGATTTAGGTAAGGAAATTGCTTCCCCTCTAATTTCAGTTTATGATGATGCGTTGCACCCAGCTAATGTAGGTGCAGAAACTTTTGATGGTGAAGGAACTCCGACTCGTCAGATTTCGCTAATTGAAAATGGCGTTTTAACAGGATTTCTTCATAGTGCAGGCACTGCTAAAAGGTTAAATACCCAGCCAACAGGTAATGCCAGTATTGGTGCAAAAGTCAGCGTCAGTCCCAATTTTTATCATGTTTTTTCAACAGCAACTCCTGAGCAGGAGTTTAGCTTAGAAACGGCTGAAAATGTGATTCTTATCGATGATTTGCAAGCCCTCCATGCTGGAGTTAAATCCTTGCAAGGTTCCTTCTCTTTGCCCTTTGATGGTTGGCTAGTTAACAAGGGTGTGAGGACGAGTATTGAGTCAGCAACTGTTGCTGGCGATTTCTTAGAACTCTTGAAATCAATTATTTATGTAGAAAAAGAGCCAGAGTTAACGCCAGGGGGAGTTTGTCCGAAAATCTGGGTTAATGAACTTTCGATTACCGGTGAGTAA
- a CDS encoding glycosyltransferase family 2 protein, with protein MSLFVLLPAYNEQASIRPLFKRFQTLQQISKMEIKLILVDDGSSDATAETALEESESLGILLKLVQHPKNAGLGQAIKTGFMTFLEISKEGDFLAAMDCDNTQPPELLIKMYDTMIAGSYDIAIASRYRKGSKVIGLSRFREIMSYGASWLFRIAARVPGVRDYTCGYRLYNRNFVSKLDMYYGENLFTESGFACMIDLLLKAKVLKPKIAEIPMVLRYDQKPTASKMKILKTITRTLKLLFKNLTSTPPASNLGQTVNDQGTARVPLKMVNRK; from the coding sequence ATGAGTCTTTTTGTTCTTTTACCCGCATACAACGAGCAAGCATCAATCCGACCCTTGTTCAAAAGATTTCAGACATTACAGCAAATCTCTAAGATGGAGATAAAACTGATTCTTGTTGATGATGGTAGTAGTGATGCAACTGCCGAGACAGCTTTAGAAGAATCTGAATCACTAGGTATATTACTGAAATTAGTCCAACATCCCAAAAATGCTGGTTTAGGTCAAGCAATTAAAACAGGTTTCATGACTTTCTTAGAAATCTCTAAAGAAGGTGATTTTTTAGCTGCGATGGATTGTGACAACACTCAACCACCAGAACTCTTAATCAAGATGTATGACACAATGATAGCTGGTAGCTATGATATTGCGATCGCATCTAGATATCGAAAAGGCTCTAAAGTCATAGGTTTATCAAGATTTAGAGAGATAATGAGTTACGGAGCCAGCTGGCTGTTTAGAATTGCCGCCCGCGTACCCGGTGTAAGAGACTATACTTGCGGTTACAGGCTGTATAACCGTAATTTCGTCAGTAAACTAGATATGTATTATGGGGAAAATCTATTTACTGAAAGTGGATTTGCTTGCATGATAGATTTACTGCTGAAAGCTAAAGTACTCAAACCTAAAATTGCAGAAATTCCAATGGTTTTGAGATATGACCAAAAGCCAACTGCCAGCAAAATGAAAATTCTCAAAACTATTACTCGAACCTTAAAACTCCTGTTTAAGAATCTAACATCGACACCCCCAGCTTCAAATTTAGGTCAGACTGTCAATGACCAAGGAACAGCAAGAGTTCCATTGAAAATGGTAAATCGTAAATAA
- a CDS encoding TldD/PmbA family protein has protein sequence MLTSTLLLSNQLPTLQYSSTPERFDETWEAPLATLLGLGRAAGADFIELFLERRNYISSLAEDDAITSISPSLSTGAGVRIFRGKADCYVSTNDLSFPGLKAALEKGLSILGLQLPTAKAFIPEINLELLRDYATKRGKDAWLPVCSSIREMGEILLDGTAHLKQKASHVQSRRATYFRDWQEVLIAASDGTFARDIRLTQSVGFNLLCADGANRSSIGDRAGNTSDANFLRTWDSQQAAEKIAESAGKMLYADYVESGTYPIIMANHFGGVIFHEACGHLLETTQIERNTSPFADKKGEKIAHESLTAWDEGRSENAFGTIDMDDEGMPAQRTLLIEKGVLKNFLADRTGSSRTGHPRTGSGRRQNYTYAAASRMRNTYIDSGEYSIDELFASVDKGIYCKKMGGGSVGATGQFNFSVDEAYLIENGKITKPLKGAILIGEAKEIMNKISMCSQDLEIAPGFCGSVSGSIYTTVGQPHIKVDSITVGGR, from the coding sequence ATGCTTACAAGTACGCTACTTCTCTCGAATCAACTTCCCACACTCCAATATTCCTCCACACCAGAGCGTTTCGATGAAACCTGGGAAGCCCCTCTGGCTACTCTCCTGGGACTAGGACGCGCCGCTGGTGCTGACTTCATCGAATTATTTTTAGAGCGTCGCAACTATATTAGTTCTCTTGCAGAAGATGACGCTATCACGAGTATTTCACCCAGTCTGTCTACAGGCGCGGGAGTCAGAATATTTCGTGGTAAAGCTGACTGCTACGTTAGCACCAATGACCTGTCGTTTCCCGGTTTGAAAGCAGCCTTAGAAAAAGGTCTTTCTATCTTGGGATTGCAACTACCCACTGCTAAGGCTTTCATCCCAGAAATCAACCTAGAATTACTTAGAGATTACGCCACCAAAAGAGGCAAAGATGCATGGCTACCAGTGTGTAGCTCCATCCGCGAAATGGGAGAAATCCTCCTTGATGGTACTGCCCACCTGAAGCAAAAAGCTAGCCACGTCCAATCGCGCCGTGCTACCTATTTCCGGGATTGGCAAGAAGTTTTAATCGCCGCTAGTGACGGTACTTTTGCTCGTGATATTCGCCTTACACAATCAGTAGGATTTAACCTATTGTGTGCTGATGGTGCTAATCGTAGCTCAATTGGCGATCGCGCGGGTAATACTAGCGATGCCAACTTCTTGAGAACTTGGGATTCTCAACAAGCTGCCGAGAAAATAGCAGAATCGGCTGGAAAAATGCTCTACGCAGATTACGTGGAATCAGGTACTTATCCCATCATTATGGCCAATCACTTTGGCGGCGTAATCTTCCACGAAGCTTGCGGACACCTACTAGAAACCACCCAAATTGAACGCAATACCTCCCCCTTTGCTGACAAAAAAGGCGAAAAAATTGCCCACGAAAGTTTGACAGCCTGGGATGAAGGGCGCTCTGAAAATGCCTTCGGGACAATTGACATGGATGACGAAGGTATGCCGGCTCAAAGAACCTTATTAATTGAAAAAGGCGTTCTGAAAAACTTCTTAGCAGATAGAACAGGTTCCTCACGCACCGGACACCCCAGAACTGGAAGTGGACGCCGCCAAAATTATACCTATGCCGCCGCTAGCCGGATGCGTAATACTTATATTGATTCTGGCGAATACAGCATTGATGAATTATTTGCCTCTGTTGATAAAGGTATTTACTGTAAAAAGATGGGCGGTGGTAGCGTTGGTGCTACAGGTCAATTTAACTTTAGTGTTGATGAAGCTTATTTAATTGAAAATGGCAAAATCACCAAACCGTTAAAGGGAGCAATTCTAATTGGTGAAGCAAAGGAAATTATGAATAAAATTTCCATGTGTTCCCAAGATTTGGAAATTGCACCAGGTTTTTGTGGTTCCGTCAGTGGCAGTATTTACACCACAGTCGGACAACCCCACATCAAGGTTGATTCTATTACCGTCGGTGGAAGATAA
- a CDS encoding EamA family transporter, translating to MKSISQISSFKIIPYTILFISILFSISGQLLMKHTMSHPNEGLLTWEFIQKLALAITVYCLGVVNWILALRTVKLSIAYPLTSLNYVGILFGSYYFFNEEITLTRIAGVITIFMGVLLVVIPLKKSI from the coding sequence ATGAAATCTATCTCGCAAATTTCCAGCTTTAAAATAATTCCTTATACTATCCTGTTTATCAGCATTTTATTTAGTATTTCTGGACAATTGCTGATGAAGCATACTATGAGTCATCCAAATGAGGGACTATTAACTTGGGAATTTATTCAAAAATTAGCATTAGCTATTACTGTTTATTGCTTGGGAGTAGTAAATTGGATATTGGCTCTGCGAACTGTAAAATTAAGTATTGCTTATCCACTGACTAGTTTAAATTATGTCGGTATACTTTTCGGTTCATACTACTTTTTTAATGAAGAGATTACACTAACTCGAATAGCGGGAGTCATCACTATTTTTATGGGTGTTCTTTTAGTTGTGATTCCACTTAAAAAGTCTATATGA
- a CDS encoding NAD(P)/FAD-dependent oxidoreductase, protein MNIGIIGGGITGLVLAQRLSNQGHTVTVFDNNKQLGGLTTYHDYGLFTWDRFYHVILPSDTHLINFLRDIGLGDKLRWHRSLTGFYDNKKFYSISNTIEFLRFPLFGLIGKIRLAFTLLYGSRLNNWRRLEKILVEDWLLKLGGKSTYEKLWKPLLLSKLGENYKRISAVFIWAYIKRLFSARDSSLNKEQLGYVSGGYKTVFDHIEKLIYAAGGHIHTGVAVEYIAPNPGGGMWVEYQGKKEHFDKVIFTGPVNILQQVAANELVKVSDTGETVEYLGVVCMVLITRKALVPYYVVNIADKNIPFTGVIGMSNLVSLQETAGYHMTFLPKYILSTDPLLKQPDDELRQVFFQGIRLMFPELKADDIVAAHINRAIKVQPLQVLNYSSLVPQVSTENDDFFVVNTSQLVNDSVNNNAVVRQVDEFLKKSTLLNS, encoded by the coding sequence ATGAATATAGGCATTATTGGCGGGGGTATAACTGGGCTAGTATTAGCTCAACGTCTTTCAAATCAAGGACATACAGTAACTGTATTTGATAATAACAAGCAGCTTGGTGGACTTACCACCTATCATGATTACGGTTTATTTACCTGGGATCGTTTTTATCACGTTATCCTCCCTTCTGATACTCATTTGATAAACTTTCTCCGAGATATTGGTCTTGGAGATAAACTGCGTTGGCATCGAAGTTTAACAGGTTTCTACGACAATAAAAAATTCTATTCTATTAGTAACACTATAGAGTTTTTGCGCTTTCCTCTGTTTGGACTTATAGGTAAAATCAGATTAGCCTTTACTCTCCTATATGGTTCACGCCTGAATAACTGGCGGCGCTTAGAGAAGATTTTAGTTGAAGATTGGCTATTAAAACTCGGTGGAAAAAGCACATATGAAAAGCTCTGGAAACCTTTGCTGCTATCTAAATTAGGAGAGAACTATAAGCGAATATCAGCAGTTTTTATCTGGGCTTATATCAAACGACTATTTTCAGCACGAGATTCCTCATTAAATAAAGAACAACTTGGTTATGTCTCAGGTGGTTACAAAACTGTTTTTGACCATATAGAAAAATTAATTTATGCGGCTGGAGGTCATATCCACACAGGTGTCGCAGTGGAATATATTGCACCTAATCCAGGAGGTGGAATGTGGGTAGAATATCAGGGTAAAAAAGAACATTTTGATAAAGTCATTTTTACTGGCCCAGTTAATATTCTGCAACAGGTTGCTGCTAATGAATTGGTAAAAGTTTCCGATACTGGTGAAACAGTAGAATACCTGGGTGTAGTATGCATGGTACTGATTACTCGCAAGGCTCTAGTGCCTTATTACGTAGTAAATATTGCCGATAAGAATATTCCTTTTACCGGAGTCATCGGTATGAGCAATTTAGTTTCTTTGCAAGAAACAGCAGGATATCACATGACATTCCTACCAAAATATATACTTTCCACTGACCCGTTATTAAAACAGCCAGATGATGAATTGCGCCAAGTATTCTTCCAGGGTATACGCTTGATGTTCCCTGAACTAAAAGCAGATGACATTGTAGCAGCACACATTAATCGAGCTATTAAAGTTCAGCCACTACAAGTTTTAAATTATTCAAGCCTTGTTCCACAAGTGAGTACAGAAAACGATGATTTTTTCGTCGTCAATACCTCACAGTTGGTTAATGATAGCGTCAATAACAACGCAGTTGTGCGACAAGTTGATGAATTTCTCAAGAAATCAACATTACTGAATTCTTGA
- a CDS encoding 2Fe-2S iron-sulfur cluster-binding protein, with product MVVYQVRFINPTLGLDRTIQVPDDQYILDIAEEAGIRLPSGCKQGECSACVAKLISGEVDQNEQKFLRPSEIQAGYVVTCVTYPLSHCTLETHQEQVLYKSALYYKPESGKSDKC from the coding sequence ATGGTAGTTTATCAAGTTCGATTCATCAATCCTACACTTGGGTTAGATCGCACCATTCAAGTACCAGACGATCAATATATTTTGGATATAGCAGAAGAAGCTGGTATCCGCCTACCGTCTGGGTGTAAACAAGGCGAATGTTCTGCCTGTGTCGCCAAACTCATTAGTGGTGAAGTTGATCAAAACGAGCAAAAATTTCTGCGCCCAAGTGAAATACAGGCTGGTTATGTTGTTACTTGTGTAACTTACCCTTTGTCTCATTGCACTTTAGAAACCCATCAAGAACAAGTCTTATATAAATCAGCCCTTTACTATAAGCCTGAATCTGGAAAAAGTGATAAGTGTTGA
- a CDS encoding EamA family transporter, which yields MNIITWLLLMFVVLLGTTANLSLKYGLYISSPTKGGSTSIRNLLFSRYFLIWFVCYTFMTILWLYVLRIIPLSQAFPVLGLMYALIPIASHYLLKEQVIFSQWVGISIIIAGVVLVVN from the coding sequence ATGAACATAATTACTTGGCTGCTTTTAATGTTTGTAGTTTTATTGGGAACAACAGCTAACCTTTCACTAAAATATGGACTTTACATTTCTAGCCCTACGAAGGGAGGCAGCACATCTATCCGAAATCTGTTATTTTCTCGTTATTTTTTGATTTGGTTTGTCTGCTATACATTCATGACTATCTTGTGGCTTTATGTATTGCGAATAATCCCTCTGAGTCAAGCATTTCCAGTTCTAGGATTAATGTATGCACTTATACCAATTGCTTCTCACTATCTTCTAAAAGAGCAGGTTATATTTAGCCAGTGGGTAGGAATTTCTATTATCATAGCTGGTGTGGTTCTTGTTGTTAACTAA
- a CDS encoding Tex family protein produces the protein MLNIPQLLATEINLKPHQVQNALELLAEGATIPFIARYRKERTDEMNEVQLRELADRYTYLTELEERKSVILSAIADQGKLTDELKAKISSCLQKTELEDLYLPYRPKRRTRATIAREKGLEPLAEFIKSLNVKNAATASLEEEAAKYISETKGVKTAEEALKGAADILAEEVAEKAELRAYIRDYLLDEGVFVSRIKDDYPEGTTKFEMYRNYQIKVKNIAPHNMLALCRGETEKVLSFEIAFDEDTVLYYLESKEIKTKVRTIRDFYQAMLKDAFNRLMKVSLMGEVISEKKVYADIESIKTFETNLRELLLSAPAGMKPTLAIDPGFRTGCKVAVLDQTGKFLEYQAVFPHQAAEQRLKAAQTVKNLIEKYKIELIAIGNGTASRETEEFVTQILQTIERKPVKVMVNESGASIYSASKVALEEFPDLDITVRGAISIGRRLQDPLAELVKIDPKSIGVGQYQHDVDQKLLKKKLDDTVESCVNYVGVDLNTASKELLTSVSGITASVANNIVAYRNQNGAFKNRRQLLKVPKLGPKAFEQAAGFLRIRGGDNPLDNTAVHPESYSVVEAIASDLNVPLNQVTQIAEKLKKTNLKKYVTDSVGEPTLRDILSELEKPGRDPRAEFKYATFKEGIKEIRDLKMGMELEGIVTNVANFGAFVDIGVHQDGLVHISQLADRFIDDPNKVVKVGQVVKVQVLEIDEKLKRISLSMKAVKQ, from the coding sequence ATGCTGAACATTCCTCAACTACTGGCAACTGAAATAAACCTCAAACCCCATCAGGTGCAAAACGCGCTGGAACTTTTGGCGGAGGGTGCAACAATTCCCTTTATTGCACGTTACCGCAAAGAGCGCACCGATGAGATGAATGAAGTGCAACTACGTGAACTGGCTGATCGATATACTTATTTAACAGAACTGGAAGAACGAAAATCTGTAATTTTAAGTGCGATCGCTGACCAAGGTAAACTGACAGATGAACTTAAAGCCAAAATCTCATCCTGCTTACAAAAAACCGAACTTGAGGATTTATACTTACCTTATCGACCAAAACGACGCACCCGCGCCACCATCGCCAGAGAAAAAGGACTCGAACCACTGGCGGAATTCATCAAGTCGCTAAATGTCAAAAATGCTGCAACTGCTTCCCTGGAAGAAGAAGCGGCTAAGTATATTTCTGAAACCAAGGGAGTAAAAACAGCAGAGGAGGCACTCAAAGGTGCTGCTGACATTTTGGCTGAAGAGGTAGCTGAAAAAGCTGAATTACGCGCATATATCCGCGATTATCTTTTAGACGAAGGGGTATTTGTTTCCCGCATCAAAGATGATTATCCCGAAGGTACAACCAAATTTGAGATGTACCGTAACTATCAAATTAAGGTGAAAAATATTGCACCCCACAATATGCTGGCCTTGTGTCGGGGTGAAACTGAAAAAGTATTAAGTTTTGAAATTGCTTTCGATGAAGATACGGTACTTTACTATCTTGAGTCGAAAGAAATTAAAACCAAAGTACGGACAATTCGCGATTTTTATCAAGCGATGTTGAAGGATGCATTCAACCGTTTGATGAAAGTATCTCTAATGGGAGAGGTAATTTCTGAGAAGAAAGTCTACGCAGATATAGAATCAATCAAGACATTTGAAACTAATCTGCGGGAGTTGCTGCTATCTGCACCAGCAGGGATGAAACCAACACTGGCGATAGACCCTGGATTTAGAACTGGGTGTAAAGTTGCAGTCCTCGACCAAACTGGAAAATTTTTGGAATATCAAGCAGTATTTCCTCACCAAGCGGCTGAACAACGACTCAAAGCAGCACAAACTGTCAAAAATCTGATTGAAAAGTACAAGATTGAGTTAATCGCCATCGGTAACGGTACAGCGTCTCGTGAGACAGAGGAATTTGTCACACAAATATTGCAAACCATAGAGCGCAAACCAGTTAAGGTGATGGTGAATGAATCTGGCGCATCTATATATTCTGCAAGTAAAGTAGCGCTGGAAGAGTTTCCCGATTTAGATATTACCGTGCGCGGTGCTATTAGTATCGGCCGCCGTTTGCAAGACCCCTTGGCGGAACTGGTGAAAATCGATCCCAAATCCATTGGTGTGGGACAATATCAGCACGATGTCGATCAAAAGTTGTTGAAAAAGAAATTAGATGACACTGTAGAAAGTTGCGTTAACTACGTCGGCGTAGACTTAAACACCGCCTCCAAAGAACTTCTAACTTCCGTCTCTGGGATTACGGCAAGTGTTGCCAATAACATTGTCGCCTATCGTAACCAGAATGGAGCCTTTAAAAATCGCCGCCAACTCTTGAAAGTTCCGAAGCTGGGGCCGAAGGCCTTTGAACAAGCAGCGGGTTTTCTGCGGATTCGCGGTGGTGACAACCCATTAGATAATACAGCAGTGCATCCAGAAAGTTATTCTGTAGTAGAAGCGATCGCATCTGATCTAAATGTGCCATTAAATCAGGTAACACAAATCGCCGAAAAACTCAAAAAGACCAACCTGAAGAAATATGTTACCGATAGCGTCGGCGAACCCACACTGCGCGACATCCTCAGTGAACTAGAAAAACCAGGTAGAGATCCTCGTGCTGAGTTTAAGTATGCCACTTTCAAAGAAGGAATTAAGGAAATTAGAGACTTAAAAATGGGAATGGAACTAGAAGGAATCGTGACAAACGTTGCCAACTTCGGTGCCTTCGTCGATATCGGCGTACATCAAGATGGTTTGGTACACATATCCCAACTTGCTGATAGATTTATAGATGATCCCAACAAAGTTGTCAAAGTCGGACAAGTAGTCAAAGTGCAGGTGTTAGAAATCGACGAGAAACTTAAACGGATTAGTCTATCGATGAAAGCAGTTAAACAATAA